A window of the Corallococcus exiguus genome harbors these coding sequences:
- a CDS encoding thiamine pyrophosphate-binding protein produces the protein MSNSSLAELQAVTSNTLRNEVPVEALRHETPTQGKTNVLEARHGDPIPMYGDVNARGFKTVEDLSVADCVIAHLEAEEVDAVFGVPGGNIAPFQQALRKHKSMRFIIASHEGGAAFMADGYARSTGKLGVCMVTAGPGATNALTGVASAHLDGVPMLAISGNIATDRVGLMAIQESSSTHGVNTVEMFRQACASSSIVPDAQSFQRLLARSLRTAQGLPGGAAHLSVPANIARQPIHRASVPTTRGAFRARPATAPFEDLRAAFTLLRTARRPLIFLGAGAREAMAEHADTFTAFVTQHGIPVATSMRGKGLFSEREALSLGVLGLAGSKRAEAYLRDGVDVMLVLGSRLGEWASRSFHRYFQAIHHVIQVDVNASNIGQFLPVRLPIVADVGSVMTGLAELGQMIGPSSGARVQERWAQVMALTEPAPVIRTPQDRDSVKPQDLMAELDKHLSPDMDLYIDMGNCTGWTSHLLHITPPARIFYPCGLSSMGWSCGAVIGGKVGRPDRAAVAIVGDGAFLMNGTEMITASRYRVGTVTIVLNDNFLGMVNHGEHVQDRTQPLEDDFYSLGNPDLKAFSESLGARAYTVNGPGQLDALLPEVLRRADETGQPQVIVAHIDYREVPPYGDRFAAVASDAK, from the coding sequence ATGTCCAACTCCTCGCTCGCTGAGCTCCAGGCCGTTACGTCGAACACCCTGCGGAACGAGGTGCCCGTCGAGGCACTCCGGCACGAGACGCCGACCCAGGGGAAGACGAACGTGCTGGAGGCTCGTCACGGCGATCCGATCCCGATGTACGGGGACGTGAATGCGCGGGGCTTCAAGACGGTGGAGGACCTCTCGGTCGCCGACTGCGTGATCGCGCACCTGGAGGCGGAGGAGGTGGACGCGGTGTTCGGCGTCCCGGGCGGCAACATCGCCCCGTTCCAGCAGGCGCTGCGCAAGCACAAGTCCATGCGCTTCATCATCGCGTCCCACGAGGGTGGCGCGGCGTTCATGGCGGACGGTTACGCGCGCTCCACCGGCAAGCTGGGCGTGTGCATGGTGACGGCGGGCCCGGGTGCCACCAACGCGCTGACGGGCGTGGCCTCCGCGCACCTGGACGGCGTGCCCATGCTGGCCATCAGCGGCAACATCGCCACGGACCGCGTGGGCCTGATGGCCATCCAGGAGAGCAGCAGCACCCACGGCGTGAACACGGTGGAGATGTTCCGCCAGGCGTGCGCCAGCTCCTCCATCGTTCCGGACGCGCAGAGCTTCCAGCGGCTGCTGGCGCGTTCGCTGCGCACCGCGCAGGGCCTGCCCGGCGGCGCCGCGCACCTGAGCGTGCCCGCGAACATCGCGCGCCAGCCCATCCACCGCGCCTCCGTTCCCACCACGCGCGGCGCCTTCCGCGCGCGTCCGGCGACCGCGCCCTTCGAGGACCTGCGCGCCGCCTTCACGCTGCTGCGCACCGCGCGCCGCCCGCTCATCTTCCTGGGCGCGGGCGCTCGCGAGGCGATGGCGGAGCACGCCGACACGTTCACCGCGTTCGTCACCCAGCACGGCATCCCGGTGGCCACCAGCATGCGCGGCAAGGGGCTGTTCTCCGAGCGCGAGGCGCTGTCCCTGGGCGTGCTGGGGCTTGCCGGCAGCAAGCGCGCCGAGGCGTACCTGCGCGACGGCGTGGACGTGATGCTCGTCCTGGGCAGCCGCCTGGGTGAGTGGGCCTCCCGCAGCTTCCACCGCTACTTCCAGGCCATCCACCACGTCATCCAGGTGGACGTGAACGCCTCCAACATCGGCCAGTTCCTGCCGGTGCGGCTGCCCATCGTGGCGGACGTGGGCTCGGTGATGACGGGCCTGGCGGAGCTGGGGCAGATGATTGGCCCGTCCAGCGGCGCGCGCGTGCAGGAGCGCTGGGCGCAGGTGATGGCGCTGACGGAGCCCGCGCCCGTCATCCGCACCCCGCAGGACCGGGACTCGGTGAAGCCGCAGGACCTGATGGCGGAGCTCGACAAGCACCTGAGCCCGGACATGGACCTGTACATCGACATGGGCAACTGCACGGGTTGGACGTCGCACCTGCTGCACATCACGCCCCCCGCGCGCATCTTCTACCCGTGCGGCCTGTCGTCCATGGGCTGGTCCTGCGGCGCCGTCATCGGCGGCAAGGTGGGCCGGCCGGACCGCGCGGCGGTGGCCATCGTCGGCGACGGCGCGTTCCTGATGAACGGCACGGAGATGATCACCGCGTCGCGCTACCGCGTGGGGACGGTGACCATCGTCCTCAACGACAACTTCCTGGGCATGGTGAACCACGGCGAGCACGTGCAGGACCGCACGCAGCCGCTGGAGGATGACTTCTACAGCCTGGGCAACCCGGACCTGAAGGCCTTCTCCGAGTCGCTGGGCGCGCGCGCCTACACGGTGAACGGCCCCGGTCAGCTGGACGCGCTGCTGCCGGAAGTGCTGCGCCGCGCGGATGAGACGGGCCAGCCGCAGGTCATCGTCGCGCACATCGACTACCGCGAGGTCCCGCCGTACGGCGACCGCTTCGCCGCGGTGGCGTCGGACGCGAAGTAG
- a CDS encoding 3-oxoacyl-[acyl-carrier-protein] synthase III C-terminal domain-containing protein has translation MTAATFALLGVGAAVPEHVRGNDDPLFESLRRAAGSGGEHALFYGNRERRVLGQGESLAALTAKAGAAALQDAGLTPADVERLYGYVSVSEFVAPNELYAVHRELGLSQGTLVVPVNADFANFLMGIVLAWEALRAGTLRHALVAVGSAWTRNVDYTQGHAIGIGDGAGAVVVGAGEGLTLVDWGADTFSDEYGAMMMGPRPESGLAYPTYGIAPAAGVKAFLQSGMNGPPRLVERLLAKHGVAREDVTLISHQATRKLMDHWAQEIRPREYLDTFEEYGNMVHASMPVTLARFRRQLRTKYLVMVGLGIGAHQMALLVRV, from the coding sequence ATGACGGCCGCGACCTTCGCGCTCCTGGGAGTCGGCGCCGCTGTCCCCGAGCACGTTCGCGGCAATGACGACCCGCTGTTCGAGTCCCTGCGCCGAGCCGCCGGAAGCGGCGGGGAGCACGCGCTCTTCTACGGCAACCGTGAGCGCAGGGTGCTGGGTCAGGGCGAGTCCCTGGCCGCGCTCACCGCGAAGGCGGGCGCCGCCGCGCTGCAGGACGCGGGGCTGACGCCCGCGGACGTGGAGCGGCTGTACGGCTACGTGTCGGTGTCGGAGTTCGTCGCGCCGAACGAGCTGTACGCGGTGCACCGCGAGCTGGGCCTTTCCCAGGGCACGCTGGTGGTGCCGGTGAACGCGGACTTCGCCAACTTCCTGATGGGCATCGTGCTGGCCTGGGAGGCCCTGCGCGCGGGCACCCTCCGGCACGCGCTGGTGGCGGTGGGCTCCGCGTGGACCCGCAACGTGGACTACACGCAGGGCCACGCCATTGGCATTGGCGACGGGGCGGGCGCGGTGGTGGTGGGCGCGGGTGAAGGGCTCACGCTGGTGGACTGGGGCGCGGACACCTTCAGCGACGAATACGGCGCGATGATGATGGGCCCGCGGCCGGAGTCCGGCCTGGCGTACCCTACCTACGGCATCGCTCCCGCGGCGGGCGTGAAGGCGTTCCTGCAGTCGGGGATGAACGGGCCGCCCCGGTTGGTGGAGCGGCTGCTCGCGAAGCACGGCGTGGCGCGCGAGGACGTGACGCTCATCTCCCACCAGGCCACGCGCAAGCTGATGGACCACTGGGCGCAGGAGATCCGCCCGCGCGAGTACCTGGACACCTTCGAGGAGTACGGGAACATGGTGCACGCGTCCATGCCGGTGACGCTGGCCAGGTTCCGCCGCCAGCTGCGCACGAAGTACCTGGTGATGGTCGGCCTGGGCATTGGCGCGCACCAGATGGCGTTGCTGGTGCGCGTCTGA
- a CDS encoding serine/threonine-protein kinase — MTRSADGELHIDSVLRNTYKVVSVLGRGGMGSVFLAQHLRLPGKQVAVKVLRVGEHVGPDLHVRFRREAEIASRLGHPNIVEVLDFDTLEDGSPFLVLEYLRGESLADRLRRGRLTLEEVFSFTRQMGSALQTAHRAGVVHRDLKPANIFLVPTDSGGVVGERVKLLDFGISKVMSSETLQTQEAVLIGTPQYMSPEQAQGQNSRIDARTDLFALGGIVFEMISGMTPFGGGSLVQIIYRVVHEPPVSLANLMPDLPPNVARAVARALEKNPDHRHQDVASFIAELTGTQLQSLPETEEQIAARTFGRTKRPSGVALPSVAPSDDDAMGATMAPSNKGPGTGRFGADALAASDDIGFDATMAPRAGGTVPFGQQPQVAGGTMGFGATQMPGSGMGSSGVALPVPGAPAQSPASYSGQQVAQGYGTGQHVAPGSMGGQQVVPGSYGGQQAVPGSLAGAVGPQGQPLAPVSMSGQPGPMTMPAALPPRSRVLPIAGAAALILGAVGLGWWLRPGPPPMDPPPVMHAGQDHVPPPRAGPPPEGPPPVMHAGPNHAPPPPVGPPPQPPPPVMAQNDPPAIVDPQVQQTKTTGKTNTRPGGRTPSARIPLEPTNAVAISDLKDARAAAARNDVDSAVRAAQRSYAAQDNLAAHYLAIKLRCQTGDIVNAAPEARKIRPSELTPQLIAECQKHEIELQH, encoded by the coding sequence ATGACGCGCTCGGCTGACGGTGAGCTGCACATCGATTCGGTCCTCCGGAATACCTACAAAGTCGTCTCCGTGTTGGGGCGGGGCGGCATGGGTTCGGTATTCCTGGCCCAGCACCTGCGGCTTCCGGGCAAGCAGGTCGCGGTGAAGGTGCTGCGGGTAGGTGAGCACGTGGGGCCGGACCTCCACGTGCGCTTCCGGCGCGAGGCGGAGATCGCCTCCCGGCTGGGGCACCCGAACATCGTGGAGGTGCTGGACTTCGACACGCTGGAGGACGGCAGTCCGTTCCTGGTGTTGGAGTACCTGCGCGGCGAGAGCCTCGCGGATCGGCTGCGGCGCGGGCGGCTGACGTTGGAGGAGGTGTTCTCCTTCACGCGGCAGATGGGGTCCGCGTTGCAGACGGCGCACCGCGCGGGCGTCGTTCACCGCGACCTGAAGCCCGCGAACATCTTCCTGGTGCCCACGGACTCCGGCGGCGTGGTGGGCGAGCGGGTGAAGCTGCTCGACTTCGGCATCTCCAAGGTCATGTCGTCGGAGACGCTGCAGACGCAGGAGGCGGTGCTCATCGGCACGCCGCAGTACATGTCGCCGGAGCAGGCGCAGGGGCAGAACAGCCGCATCGACGCGCGGACGGACCTGTTCGCGCTGGGCGGCATCGTGTTCGAGATGATCTCCGGGATGACGCCCTTCGGTGGCGGGTCGCTCGTGCAGATCATCTACCGCGTGGTGCACGAGCCGCCGGTGTCGCTGGCCAATCTGATGCCGGACCTGCCGCCGAACGTCGCGCGGGCGGTGGCGCGGGCGCTGGAGAAGAACCCGGATCACCGCCATCAGGACGTCGCGTCGTTCATCGCGGAGCTCACGGGCACGCAGCTCCAGTCGCTGCCGGAGACCGAGGAGCAGATCGCGGCCCGCACCTTCGGGCGCACGAAGCGTCCCTCCGGTGTCGCCCTCCCCTCCGTGGCGCCGAGCGACGACGACGCGATGGGGGCCACGATGGCTCCGTCGAACAAGGGGCCTGGGACGGGCCGCTTTGGCGCGGATGCGTTGGCGGCGTCGGATGACATCGGCTTCGACGCGACGATGGCGCCGCGAGCCGGCGGCACGGTCCCGTTCGGACAGCAGCCGCAGGTGGCTGGCGGCACGATGGGCTTCGGCGCCACGCAGATGCCTGGGAGCGGCATGGGGAGCTCGGGCGTGGCCCTGCCTGTGCCCGGTGCCCCCGCGCAGTCACCGGCCAGCTACAGCGGGCAGCAGGTCGCCCAGGGCTATGGCACGGGCCAGCACGTCGCTCCGGGCAGCATGGGCGGACAGCAGGTCGTGCCGGGAAGCTACGGTGGCCAGCAGGCGGTGCCGGGCAGTCTCGCGGGGGCTGTCGGCCCCCAGGGGCAGCCGCTCGCCCCGGTGAGCATGTCGGGCCAGCCGGGGCCGATGACGATGCCCGCCGCGCTCCCGCCCAGGTCGCGCGTGCTTCCCATCGCGGGCGCCGCCGCGCTGATCCTCGGTGCCGTGGGACTCGGGTGGTGGCTGCGGCCCGGACCGCCGCCCATGGACCCGCCGCCCGTCATGCACGCGGGCCAGGATCACGTCCCCCCGCCACGCGCAGGGCCGCCTCCCGAAGGCCCGCCGCCGGTCATGCACGCGGGCCCGAATCACGCGCCCCCGCCGCCCGTGGGTCCGCCGCCCCAGCCTCCACCGCCTGTCATGGCGCAGAACGATCCGCCCGCGATCGTCGATCCCCAGGTGCAGCAGACCAAGACGACAGGCAAGACGAACACCCGGCCGGGCGGCAGGACGCCGTCCGCGCGCATCCCCCTGGAGCCCACCAACGCCGTCGCGATAAGCGACCTGAAGGACGCCCGCGCCGCGGCTGCGCGGAACGACGTGGACTCCGCGGTCCGAGCGGCCCAGCGCAGCTACGCGGCCCAGGACAACCTGGCCGCGCACTACCTGGCCATCAAGCTCCGGTGCCAGACCGGAGACATCGTGAACGCCGCCCCAGAGGCGCGGAAGATCAGGCCGTCGGAGCTGACACCGCAGCTCATCGCCGAATGTCAGAAGCACGAGATTGAATTGCAGCATTGA
- a CDS encoding DEAD/DEAH box helicase produces MTFDELQLTDSLLKAVKAEGYTTPTPIQAKAIPHALAGKDVLGVAQTGTGKTAAFALPILQRLSAKAPAGGARPVRCLVLTPTRELASQVSDSFVTYGKNLPLRHAVVFGGVGQNPQVQALRQGVDILVATPGRLLDLIDQGFVTLRALEVFVLDEADRMLDMGFIHDVRRVIKVLPQVRQTLFFSATLPPDIMDLARNILKEPVRVEVSPASSTAETVSQQVYFVEREEKRALLTHLLQDAKAIPRALVFTRTKHGANRVAKQLTAAGVRADAIHGNKSQNARERALDEFRAGTLRVLVATDIAARGIDIDGLSHVFNYDLPNVPEQYVHRIGRTGRAGASGQAVSFCDSEERAYLRDIERTIRRSVPVVADAAFRSHLPPPLPGDVEESRPPMNRGGRGQSRGGGGGGGGGGQRRSGGQQRRGGGGQGRPSGGQSRQASGGGNAQAPRGGGQGRSQQARPAVASPAAGPSSPPPRRTMSKWG; encoded by the coding sequence ATGACTTTTGACGAACTGCAGTTGACCGATTCGCTCCTCAAGGCCGTCAAGGCGGAGGGCTACACCACGCCGACGCCCATCCAGGCGAAGGCGATTCCCCATGCCCTGGCGGGCAAGGACGTGTTGGGCGTGGCCCAGACGGGCACGGGCAAGACGGCGGCGTTCGCGCTGCCCATCCTCCAGCGTCTGTCGGCGAAGGCGCCCGCGGGCGGCGCGCGTCCGGTGCGTTGCCTGGTGCTGACGCCCACGCGCGAGCTGGCCAGCCAGGTGAGCGACAGCTTCGTCACCTACGGCAAGAACCTGCCCCTGCGCCACGCGGTGGTGTTCGGCGGCGTGGGCCAGAATCCGCAGGTCCAGGCGCTGCGCCAGGGCGTGGACATCCTGGTGGCGACGCCGGGGCGCCTGTTGGATCTCATCGACCAGGGGTTCGTGACCCTGCGCGCGCTGGAAGTGTTCGTGCTGGATGAGGCGGACCGCATGCTGGACATGGGGTTCATCCACGACGTGCGGCGGGTCATCAAGGTGCTGCCGCAGGTGCGCCAGACGCTGTTCTTCAGCGCGACGCTGCCGCCGGACATCATGGACCTGGCGCGCAACATCCTGAAGGAGCCGGTGCGCGTGGAGGTGTCTCCCGCGTCCAGCACCGCGGAAACGGTGAGCCAGCAGGTGTACTTCGTGGAGCGCGAGGAGAAGCGCGCGCTGCTCACGCACCTGCTCCAGGACGCGAAGGCGATTCCGCGCGCGCTGGTGTTCACGCGCACGAAGCACGGCGCCAACCGCGTGGCCAAGCAGCTGACGGCGGCGGGCGTGCGCGCGGATGCCATCCACGGCAACAAGAGCCAGAACGCCCGCGAGCGCGCGCTGGACGAGTTCCGCGCCGGCACCCTGCGCGTGCTGGTGGCCACGGACATCGCGGCGCGAGGCATCGACATCGACGGGCTGTCGCACGTGTTCAACTACGACCTGCCCAACGTGCCGGAGCAGTACGTGCACCGCATCGGCCGCACGGGCCGCGCGGGCGCCAGCGGCCAGGCCGTGTCCTTCTGCGACTCCGAGGAGCGCGCGTACCTGCGCGACATCGAGCGCACCATCCGCCGCAGCGTGCCGGTGGTGGCGGACGCCGCGTTCCGCTCGCACCTGCCCCCTCCCCTGCCCGGTGACGTGGAGGAGAGCCGTCCTCCGATGAACCGCGGTGGCCGGGGCCAGTCGCGCGGCGGTGGCGGTGGTGGTGGCGGCGGGGGTCAGCGTCGGAGTGGCGGGCAGCAGCGCCGCGGCGGCGGCGGTCAGGGCCGTCCGAGCGGTGGCCAGTCGCGTCAGGCCAGCGGTGGTGGGAACGCCCAGGCGCCGCGCGGTGGTGGCCAGGGCCGTTCGCAGCAAGCCCGTCCGGCGGTGGCTTCGCCTGCCGCGGGGCCGAGCTCGCCTCCGCCCCGTCGCACGATGTCCAAGTGGGGCTGA
- a CDS encoding glucan biosynthesis protein: MGLCVAALACAQQPKAGTAKASGFSAQTVEEKARALAAKPYQEPPVGVPPSFEKLTYDQYRDIRFRDSASLWREEALPFRAQFFHPGFYYTRPVGVNVVEGGKARPVPFSTEQFTYGPLVGTPPKGKVNGFAGFRLNAPLNTKDYYDELVVFLGASYFRALGKGNVYGLSARGLAIDTAQPGGEEFPTFREFWLETPAKGSDTVVVHALMDSPSVTGAYRFAIRPGERTVMDVDSTVFARKAVRQLGVAPLTSMFLFGENDRGDFDDFRPEVHDSDGISVWTKNGEKLWRPLKNPKQIQTSSFHTDGLSGFGLLQRDQAFTSYEDLEAHSERRPGAWVEPVGDWGAGSVRLVELPTREEIHDNIVAFWVPDAPVQAGAQLRFSYRLSWGFSPEGAKAGGSTVAATRVAAGSKPGARRFVLDFTKASVEGTGPVEAVVTASRGQVLHPRAEVHAVTGGFRAAFELMPDGEGPVELRCFLKRGSETLTETWSYLWIP, from the coding sequence ATGGGGCTGTGCGTGGCGGCGCTGGCGTGCGCCCAGCAGCCGAAGGCGGGGACGGCGAAGGCCTCCGGATTCTCCGCCCAGACGGTGGAGGAGAAGGCCCGCGCGCTGGCCGCGAAGCCGTACCAGGAGCCGCCCGTCGGCGTGCCCCCGTCCTTCGAGAAGCTCACCTACGATCAGTACCGGGACATCCGCTTCCGCGACTCCGCGTCGCTGTGGCGTGAAGAGGCGCTTCCTTTCAGGGCGCAGTTCTTCCACCCCGGTTTTTATTACACCCGTCCGGTGGGCGTGAACGTGGTGGAGGGCGGCAAGGCGCGCCCGGTCCCGTTCTCCACGGAGCAGTTCACCTACGGCCCCCTGGTGGGCACGCCGCCCAAGGGCAAGGTGAACGGCTTCGCGGGCTTCCGCCTCAACGCGCCGCTCAACACCAAGGACTACTACGACGAGCTGGTGGTCTTCCTGGGCGCCAGCTACTTCCGCGCGCTGGGCAAGGGCAACGTGTACGGCCTGTCCGCGCGCGGGCTCGCCATCGACACGGCGCAGCCGGGGGGCGAGGAGTTCCCCACGTTCCGCGAGTTCTGGCTGGAGACGCCGGCGAAGGGCTCCGACACCGTCGTGGTGCACGCGCTGATGGACAGCCCCAGCGTCACGGGCGCGTATCGTTTCGCCATCCGCCCGGGTGAGCGGACCGTGATGGACGTGGACTCCACGGTGTTCGCGCGCAAGGCGGTGCGCCAGCTGGGCGTGGCGCCGCTCACCAGCATGTTCCTCTTTGGAGAGAACGACCGGGGCGACTTCGACGACTTCCGCCCGGAGGTGCACGACTCCGACGGCATCTCCGTGTGGACGAAGAACGGCGAGAAGCTGTGGCGCCCCCTGAAGAACCCGAAGCAGATCCAGACGAGCAGCTTCCACACGGACGGGCTGTCGGGCTTCGGCCTGTTGCAGCGCGACCAGGCGTTCACCAGCTATGAGGACCTGGAGGCGCACTCCGAGCGTCGTCCGGGCGCCTGGGTGGAGCCGGTGGGTGACTGGGGCGCGGGCTCCGTGCGGCTCGTGGAGCTGCCCACCCGTGAAGAGATCCACGACAACATCGTGGCCTTCTGGGTGCCGGATGCACCGGTGCAGGCCGGTGCACAACTTCGCTTCTCCTACCGGCTGTCCTGGGGCTTCTCCCCCGAGGGTGCGAAGGCCGGAGGTTCCACCGTCGCGGCGACGCGTGTCGCGGCGGGCAGCAAGCCGGGGGCGCGTCGCTTCGTCCTCGATTTCACGAAGGCCAGCGTGGAGGGCACGGGTCCCGTGGAGGCGGTCGTCACCGCTTCCCGCGGCCAGGTGCTGCACCCGCGCGCGGAGGTTCACGCCGTCACGGGTGGCTTCCGCGCGGCCTTCGAGCTCATGCCCGACGGAGAAGGCCCCGTCGAGCTGCGCTGCTTCCTGAAACGCGGTTCCGAGACCCTCACCGAGACCTGGAGCTACCTGTGGATTCCGTGA